CTCACGGATGAGGGCGATGTGAACCATACCTGGGCCGGACAAATCGGGGTCTATGCCATTTTTGATGCCGATCAAGCCTTACAGTACGTCGGCTATTCCCGCGATATATCCCTGAGCTTAAAACAGCATGTCGTGCGGCGATCGCCCGTTTGCAAGTGGGTCAAGGTGCAGACTATTACGAAGCCGAGCCGCACCGTTTTGGACTCCATGCGCGATGCCTGGATTGCTGAAAACGGTACTGTTCCACCGGGGAATGCCGATGACGAGCCGTTATGGACTCAGCCGATTGACGCAAAGCTGCAAATGACCGAGGCGGAAAAGGCCGCCTATGAGGCCCAAGACGAGGCCGGTAAGATCAAAGTCCTCAAAAATGTGGCGCGACGAGTTGAAGCGCAAGTGATGGAACAGCTCCAACAGCAGGGAATCACGGCAGCAATCCGATTTGATCCGAAGTTGAAGGAATCGGGATTGCTGAACCTGAAACCGTAATGTTTTCGCTGCCCCAGGTTCCCTGGTAAAACAAGGGCATATCCGCCATAATGCATTGATCGGATCTAGGTTGTTTCATCAGCTTGTCTAGAGGTAGATATAGCAATCCTACTTGGATTGTGAAACGTGCGCCTCACGGGGCGCACGTTTCACAACTCATCTTTTTCACAAATCACGTAGGAACGCTATATAGCAGTGGACGAGTTAGTTAGGACAAAGGGGGATGGGGGCTTCGCTCCCACGCAGGGGTTTCACCTCTGCCCCCGTCCTAACCCGCCCTTTTGTTGCTATATCCCTCCAAAGTCCGTGGAGATTGAACCAAATCCGCTAGAATAACTCCAGCTTACGGAGAGCGATCGCCCGGTGCCTATGGAACAGCTCAATAATGCCCTGACCCTTTTCTTCAGCCTGCTGGTAGAGGCTATGCCCTTCCTGTTATTGGGAGTGCTGTTTTCCAGTGCGCTGCTGCTGTTTGTAGACGAACGCAAGCTGGTGGCGGCTATTCCTCGTAATGCCGTTTTAGCGGCGATCGCCGGAAGTTTAATCGGATTTCTGTTTCCGGTGTGCGAGTGCGGTAACGTGCCCGTAGCGCGACGACTCATGATCCAGGGTGCGCCCACATCCATGGCCGTTGGCTTTCTCCTCGCCGCCCCGACTGTGAATCCCATTGTCTTTTGGGCTACGTGGACGGCCTTTCGCGATCAGCCAGAAATCGT
The window above is part of the Synechococcales cyanobacterium T60_A2020_003 genome. Proteins encoded here:
- a CDS encoding GIY-YIG nuclease family protein, whose protein sequence is MTTELQPPSLASLPFVPYLTDEGDVNHTWAGQIGVYAIFDADQALQYVGYSRDISLSLKQHVVRRSPVCKWVKVQTITKPSRTVLDSMRDAWIAENGTVPPGNADDEPLWTQPIDAKLQMTEAEKAAYEAQDEAGKIKVLKNVARRVEAQVMEQLQQQGITAAIRFDPKLKESGLLNLKP